The following are encoded in a window of Egicoccus sp. AB-alg6-2 genomic DNA:
- a CDS encoding SigE family RNA polymerase sigma factor has translation MVRQGTQSDSFAAVFNAHHRQAVRLAYLLTSDPHQAEDIVADAFTKVYARWKKGEVRDVGAYLRRAVANEANSKLRRRYLERREAAKRSGDDRGVRLADDQAADHDLVWQAIQRLPDRQRQAVVLRYYEDLSEAETAEILGCSVGTVKSQVSRGLARMQELLAASGLTATSEGGAF, from the coding sequence ATGGTGCGACAGGGGACGCAGAGCGATTCGTTCGCCGCGGTCTTCAACGCTCATCACCGGCAGGCCGTCCGGCTCGCGTACCTGCTCACCAGCGATCCGCACCAGGCCGAGGACATCGTCGCCGATGCCTTCACGAAGGTGTACGCCCGCTGGAAGAAGGGCGAGGTCCGCGACGTGGGGGCGTACCTGCGACGTGCGGTGGCCAACGAGGCCAACTCGAAGCTCCGACGGCGCTATCTCGAGCGCCGTGAGGCGGCGAAGCGGTCCGGGGACGACCGGGGCGTGCGCCTCGCCGACGACCAGGCGGCCGACCACGACCTGGTGTGGCAGGCGATCCAACGCCTGCCGGACCGTCAGCGGCAGGCGGTCGTGCTCCGCTACTACGAGGACCTCTCCGAGGCCGAGACCGCCGAGATCCTCGGCTGCTCCGTCGGCACGGTGAAGTCCCAGGTCTCGCGCGGTCTGGCCCGGATGCAGGAGTTGCTCGCTGCGTCCGGCCTCACCGCGACGAGCGAGGGAGGTGCGTTCTGA
- a CDS encoding AbrB/MazE/SpoVT family DNA-binding domain-containing protein, with protein sequence MATSGIRRKVDDLGRVVIPASMRRGLNIREGDAVEVTVEGERVVIAKPRDACVFCGREEEGLRGFRGRLVCRDCLGSLGVLDERARAFDIAEREPEPAHVVTEPAVAQAAVPEPLSGPAPASEPSRRRPAPAAATADAGGTEDTTPQRTPWERARRPAALTGPIDGDAYARRAEEPPVVRRRPPQDPASTTAW encoded by the coding sequence GTGGCCACCAGCGGGATCCGCCGCAAGGTCGACGACCTCGGGCGCGTCGTCATCCCGGCCAGCATGCGACGTGGCCTCAACATCCGCGAGGGCGACGCCGTCGAGGTGACCGTCGAGGGCGAGCGGGTCGTCATCGCCAAGCCACGTGACGCGTGCGTGTTCTGCGGCCGCGAGGAGGAGGGGCTGCGCGGCTTCCGGGGCCGCCTGGTGTGTCGCGACTGCCTCGGCAGCCTCGGTGTGCTCGACGAGCGCGCACGTGCGTTCGATATCGCCGAGCGCGAGCCTGAACCGGCGCATGTGGTCACGGAGCCGGCGGTCGCGCAGGCTGCGGTGCCCGAACCGCTGTCCGGGCCGGCTCCGGCGTCCGAACCCTCACGCCGACGGCCGGCCCCGGCAGCGGCCACCGCCGACGCGGGCGGCACGGAGGACACGACGCCCCAGCGGACCCCTTGGGAGCGCGCACGCCGCCCGGCGGCGCTGACGGGTCCGATCGACGGTGACGCGTACGCACGCCGGGCCGAGGAACCGCCGGTCGTGCGACGCCGACCGCCTCAGGACCCCGCGTCCACCACCGCCTGGTAG
- a CDS encoding TatD family hydrolase has product MPYVDTHCHLDHHEGLTPAEQVERARAAGVTTMVTVGTDMASSTQAVRTASRFAGVWAAVGVHPNDAMEATPHVLEVIDRLAQDERVVAVGETGLDYYREYTTPAQQEASFRAHIQIARQHDRALVIHCREAWDDCLDILKDEGAPERVVMHCFSGDLGVTKRCAEAGWFLSFAGNLTFANAGDLRDAAAAAPLELVLTETDSPFLTPHPHRGKPNDPSYVPYTLRTLAQTQGRPLDEVEAAVEDNTRRAFRLPPKDTPHAV; this is encoded by the coding sequence GTGCCCTATGTCGACACCCACTGCCACCTCGACCACCACGAGGGACTGACGCCTGCCGAACAGGTGGAGCGCGCCCGTGCGGCGGGGGTGACGACGATGGTGACGGTCGGCACCGACATGGCGTCCTCGACCCAGGCGGTACGCACGGCCTCCCGCTTCGCCGGCGTCTGGGCCGCCGTCGGCGTCCATCCCAACGACGCGATGGAGGCCACGCCACACGTCCTCGAGGTGATCGACCGCCTGGCACAGGACGAACGCGTGGTCGCGGTCGGCGAGACGGGGCTCGACTACTACCGCGAGTACACGACCCCGGCCCAGCAGGAGGCCAGCTTCCGGGCGCACATCCAGATCGCGCGCCAGCACGACCGCGCGCTGGTCATCCACTGCCGCGAGGCATGGGACGACTGCCTCGACATCCTCAAGGACGAGGGAGCACCGGAACGGGTCGTCATGCACTGCTTCAGCGGGGACCTCGGGGTCACCAAGCGTTGCGCCGAGGCCGGGTGGTTCCTGTCGTTCGCGGGCAACCTCACCTTCGCCAACGCCGGCGATCTCCGCGACGCCGCGGCCGCCGCCCCGCTGGAACTGGTGCTCACCGAGACCGATTCCCCGTTCCTGACGCCGCATCCCCACCGGGGCAAGCCCAACGACCCGTCCTACGTTCCGTACACCCTGCGCACGCTCGCGCAGACCCAGGGTCGTCCTTTGGACGAGGTGGAAGCGGCGGTCGAGGACAACACGCGCCGGGCCTTCCGCTTGCCGCCAAAGGACACCCCCCACGCCGTCTGA
- the rsmA gene encoding 16S rRNA (adenine(1518)-N(6)/adenine(1519)-N(6))-dimethyltransferase RsmA, whose amino-acid sequence MGELLTPREVRRLLTERGLAPRKKAGQNFVVDPNTVRRIVEAARLRTDDVVLEIGPGLGSLTLGLAAAAGRVVAVEIDAGLVAALDEVLAGRDDVEVVHADALRTDLGALVGDGPARLVANLPYNVATPLIMHALEDPAVEDLFVMVQREVGERWAAAPGHPLYAAISCKLATIATAEVTLTIPRTVFHPVPNVDSVMVRIVRRVDAVTGAERDRRFRLVETAFRQRRKTLRNNLRALAPMSVLEGVAADAGIDLGARAETLSAGEVARLDAALAAVGVEV is encoded by the coding sequence ATGGGCGAGCTGCTCACCCCGCGCGAGGTCCGACGGCTGCTCACCGAGCGTGGCCTCGCCCCGCGCAAGAAGGCGGGACAGAACTTCGTCGTCGACCCGAACACGGTGCGACGGATCGTCGAAGCCGCCCGTCTGCGCACCGACGACGTCGTGCTGGAGATCGGCCCGGGGCTGGGCTCGCTGACCCTGGGTCTGGCCGCCGCCGCCGGACGGGTCGTCGCCGTCGAGATCGACGCCGGCCTGGTCGCCGCACTCGACGAGGTCCTCGCCGGACGTGATGACGTCGAGGTGGTGCACGCCGACGCGTTGCGCACCGACCTCGGTGCGCTGGTCGGCGACGGGCCAGCACGGCTGGTCGCCAACCTGCCCTACAACGTGGCGACGCCACTGATCATGCACGCGCTGGAGGACCCGGCCGTCGAGGACCTGTTCGTCATGGTCCAGCGCGAGGTCGGGGAGCGCTGGGCGGCGGCGCCCGGGCATCCGCTGTACGCGGCGATCAGCTGCAAGCTGGCCACCATCGCCACCGCCGAGGTGACCCTGACGATCCCACGAACCGTGTTCCACCCGGTTCCCAACGTCGACAGCGTCATGGTGCGCATCGTCCGCCGCGTCGACGCGGTCACGGGCGCCGAACGCGACCGGCGGTTCCGGCTCGTCGAGACCGCTTTCCGGCAGCGTCGCAAGACCCTGCGCAACAACCTGCGCGCCCTGGCGCCGATGTCGGTCCTCGAAGGTGTCGCGGCGGATGCCGGCATCGACCTCGGCGCGCGGGCCGAGACGCTGTCCGCCGGCGAGGTCGCCAGACTCGACGCCGCGCTGGCCGCTGTCGGCGTCGAGGTCTGA
- a CDS encoding transglycosylase family protein: MPRRLPLRTSSHRARKTAALGLVGALALPLIAWSDAVVVEVDGELHEVRTYAGTVGEALEVLDVELGPADEVSPPPGAPLSDGLTIEVARAIAVEVVVDDTEVHEVLAPVGSVAEALAAADLAEVRSEGAQIDPPWSAAVEDGDVVHVTLPKPVEVVVDGDTHATETLVTTVAEVLDELEVDLDASDRVRPALWQPIEGPTEIVVQRVETGEEIVEVALAAGEQRRDDPDLLRGKTRVEREAQDGLRVDRYAVVDVDGERTQRELIEQVVVREPVDRVVLVGTKAPPPPPPPPPPPSAPKPKATADTASSGTSDGVWDRLARCESGGNWSYRGTYHGGLQFHPDTWRRHKPSGYPEFAYQASRAQQIAVGERVQRSQGWAAWPHCSRQIGLR; encoded by the coding sequence ATGCCCCGGCGACTCCCGCTCCGCACGTCCTCACACCGCGCCCGCAAGACCGCAGCACTGGGTCTGGTCGGCGCGTTGGCGCTGCCGTTGATCGCCTGGTCGGACGCCGTGGTGGTCGAGGTCGACGGCGAACTCCACGAGGTCCGCACCTACGCCGGCACCGTCGGTGAGGCCCTCGAGGTCCTCGACGTCGAGCTCGGGCCCGCAGACGAGGTGTCACCCCCACCGGGCGCGCCGCTCAGCGACGGGCTCACCATCGAAGTGGCGCGGGCCATCGCCGTGGAGGTGGTCGTCGACGACACCGAGGTGCACGAGGTGCTCGCCCCGGTCGGCTCGGTCGCCGAGGCGCTGGCCGCCGCCGACCTCGCCGAGGTCAGGAGCGAGGGCGCGCAGATCGACCCGCCGTGGTCGGCCGCCGTGGAGGACGGTGACGTCGTGCACGTCACGCTGCCGAAGCCGGTCGAGGTCGTCGTCGACGGCGACACCCACGCGACCGAGACCCTGGTGACCACCGTTGCCGAGGTGCTCGACGAACTCGAGGTGGACCTCGACGCCAGCGACCGGGTCAGGCCGGCCCTGTGGCAACCGATCGAAGGTCCCACCGAGATCGTGGTCCAGCGGGTCGAGACGGGCGAGGAGATCGTCGAGGTAGCGCTGGCGGCGGGCGAGCAGCGTCGCGACGACCCCGACCTGCTGCGCGGCAAGACGCGGGTCGAGCGCGAGGCGCAGGACGGGCTTCGGGTCGACCGCTACGCCGTCGTCGACGTGGACGGGGAGCGGACCCAGCGCGAACTGATCGAGCAGGTGGTCGTCCGCGAACCCGTCGACCGGGTCGTCCTGGTCGGCACGAAGGCGCCCCCGCCCCCGCCACCGCCCCCGCCACCGCCGTCCGCTCCGAAGCCGAAGGCCACGGCGGACACGGCGTCGTCGGGAACCTCGGACGGGGTCTGGGACCGGCTGGCGCGCTGCGAGTCCGGTGGCAACTGGAGCTACCGGGGCACCTACCACGGCGGGCTGCAGTTCCATCCCGACACGTGGCGCCGGCACAAGCCGTCCGGGTACCCGGAGTTCGCCTACCAGGCGTCGCGTGCCCAGCAGATAGCGGTCGGTGAGCGCGTCCAGCGCAGCCAGGGCTGGGCGGCATGGCCCCACTGCTCCCGTCAGATCGGGCTGCGGTAG
- a CDS encoding OsmC family protein, with amino-acid sequence MTVRVEDADARSEPIIRGKSLTAVNEATLRTVIDTGEFGTFVTDEPVPHGGTGEGPSPLQTVLGALCGCEGVTFKRAADDLGLDYEGIEFEASYTIDIRGRKGDRTVRPHFQTIKVVARVFTAASQEDLRAVVEETEARCPVLSLVRDAGVDVTMVWQREPV; translated from the coding sequence ATGACCGTACGCGTTGAGGACGCCGACGCCCGTTCGGAGCCGATCATCCGCGGCAAGTCACTGACCGCGGTGAACGAGGCCACCTTGCGCACGGTCATCGACACCGGCGAGTTCGGCACGTTCGTCACCGACGAGCCGGTACCGCACGGCGGCACCGGCGAGGGACCGTCGCCACTGCAGACGGTGCTCGGGGCGCTGTGCGGGTGCGAGGGCGTGACGTTCAAGCGGGCCGCCGACGACCTCGGGCTCGACTACGAGGGCATCGAGTTCGAAGCGTCGTACACGATCGACATCCGGGGACGGAAGGGCGACCGCACCGTGCGGCCCCACTTCCAGACGATCAAGGTCGTCGCCAGGGTCTTCACGGCGGCGAGCCAGGAGGACCTGCGCGCGGTCGTCGAGGAGACCGAGGCCCGCTGTCCGGTGCTCAGCCTGGTCCGCGACGCCGGCGTCGACGTCACGATGGTCTGGCAGCGCGAACCGGTCTGA
- the rsmI gene encoding 16S rRNA (cytidine(1402)-2'-O)-methyltransferase yields MSGTLVVVATPIGNLGDLSPRAADALRTADLVLAEDTRRTGRLLQHVGSEVPQRSLHEHNERERIAEIVERLDAGQRIALVSDAGTPAVSDPGYRLLAACAEQGLAIEVVPGPSAVLTALIASALPTDRVAFEGFLPRKGAARRARLDELRREPRTMVLFVSPHRADADLADLAEALGSDRPAALTRELTKLHEQVVRASLGELARRVGDDGVRGEVTLVVGGAPDEAPAALEEDELVERVRALLATGVPKKAAIADVATAAGVPKKVVYQAVVDAGS; encoded by the coding sequence GTGAGTGGCACGTTGGTGGTCGTCGCGACCCCGATCGGCAACCTCGGTGACCTCTCGCCGCGGGCCGCCGACGCCCTGCGCACCGCCGATCTCGTGCTGGCCGAGGACACGCGCCGAACGGGCCGCCTGCTGCAGCACGTGGGCAGCGAGGTGCCGCAACGGTCCCTGCACGAGCACAACGAGCGCGAGCGCATCGCCGAGATCGTCGAACGCCTCGACGCCGGTCAGCGCATCGCCCTGGTCAGTGACGCCGGCACGCCGGCCGTGTCCGACCCCGGGTACCGGCTCCTGGCGGCCTGCGCCGAGCAGGGCCTGGCCATCGAGGTGGTGCCCGGGCCGTCGGCGGTCCTCACCGCGCTGATCGCGTCGGCGCTCCCGACCGACCGGGTCGCGTTCGAGGGCTTCCTTCCGCGCAAGGGCGCCGCCCGCCGCGCCCGCCTCGACGAACTCCGCCGTGAACCACGCACCATGGTGCTGTTCGTCTCGCCCCACCGTGCCGACGCCGATCTCGCCGACCTCGCCGAGGCGCTCGGCAGCGACCGACCTGCGGCGTTGACGCGTGAGCTGACCAAGCTCCACGAGCAGGTGGTGCGCGCGTCGCTGGGTGAACTCGCCCGGCGTGTCGGGGACGACGGCGTGCGCGGGGAGGTGACCCTCGTGGTCGGTGGCGCGCCCGACGAGGCGCCCGCGGCGCTCGAGGAGGACGAGCTGGTCGAGCGGGTGCGGGCACTGCTCGCCACGGGCGTGCCGAAGAAGGCCGCGATCGCCGACGTCGCCACGGCCGCGGGGGTGCCCAAGAAGGTCGTCTACCAGGCGGTGGTGGACGCGGGGTCCTGA
- a CDS encoding phospholipid carrier-dependent glycosyltransferase has product MRPTWVVPTAVLLAGTVLLVARLAHPAEIVFDETYYVADARAMLATGVEDGFAVHPPLGKWLIGVGIALAGDTPFGWRVSGALAGALVAMLVVLVVRRLTGRAGLAGLAGMLVLLDGVFVVQARTAMLDIHLALFVVLGAWLLLADRDRPVDRDRPDQRDRPVDRGGGVDRGGVRWWLLGAGTAFGAAVAVKWSGALALVGAALLLLLWERHRARAEGHGAAGATGRALATVALYLGVVPVVVYALTWAPWLAMFERTAAAPEPAASAGPDGDAGGHALDERVRGLVAYHRQIVTFHLGLDAEHPYRAPASTWPLQQRPVVYHYEACGDDGRDRDGERCVGPAGLTSEIVAVGNLALWWGALPLLPMLIGGVVRRDRRSGLPLTLLLAQYLPWLVVARPVFSFYAVPLVPFLVMAIAVACDHLDRPARQLGLVAGTLAGAGLAVAAATAAANVVAAGAPPGRLLVAAVLGALLGAIAGTTSDLRLEALQGAPVRARHGTALAVLVAVVAVGLFVYFVPVWYGLPLPDEVIRARWWFDGWV; this is encoded by the coding sequence ATGCGGCCGACCTGGGTGGTGCCGACGGCGGTCCTGCTGGCCGGCACCGTCCTGCTCGTCGCGCGGCTGGCCCACCCGGCCGAGATCGTCTTCGACGAGACGTACTACGTCGCCGATGCCCGCGCGATGCTGGCGACAGGCGTCGAGGACGGCTTCGCGGTCCATCCGCCGCTCGGAAAGTGGCTGATCGGCGTCGGCATCGCGCTGGCGGGCGACACCCCGTTCGGGTGGCGCGTCAGCGGCGCGCTGGCCGGCGCACTCGTCGCCATGCTGGTCGTGCTGGTCGTACGGCGCCTGACGGGCCGTGCGGGCCTGGCCGGCTTGGCGGGCATGCTCGTGCTGCTCGACGGGGTGTTCGTGGTCCAGGCCAGGACCGCCATGCTGGACATCCACCTCGCGCTGTTCGTGGTGCTCGGGGCGTGGCTGCTCCTGGCCGACCGCGACCGGCCCGTCGACCGCGACCGGCCCGACCAGCGCGACCGGCCCGTTGACCGCGGCGGTGGCGTCGATCGCGGTGGCGTGCGGTGGTGGTTGCTCGGTGCGGGGACGGCGTTCGGTGCCGCGGTCGCCGTCAAGTGGTCCGGCGCGTTGGCGCTCGTCGGCGCGGCCCTGCTCCTGCTGCTGTGGGAGCGTCACCGCGCCCGCGCAGAAGGTCACGGCGCGGCGGGGGCGACCGGTCGCGCGCTGGCCACCGTTGCGCTGTACCTCGGTGTCGTCCCCGTCGTCGTCTACGCCCTGACATGGGCGCCGTGGCTGGCCATGTTCGAGCGGACGGCCGCGGCGCCGGAACCCGCCGCGTCGGCAGGTCCCGACGGGGACGCGGGCGGCCACGCCCTGGACGAGCGGGTGCGCGGGCTCGTCGCCTACCACCGGCAGATCGTCACGTTCCACCTGGGCCTGGATGCCGAGCACCCGTACCGGGCACCGGCGTCGACCTGGCCCCTGCAGCAACGTCCGGTCGTCTACCACTACGAGGCCTGCGGCGACGACGGGCGCGACCGCGACGGCGAGCGGTGCGTGGGCCCAGCGGGCCTGACCTCGGAGATCGTGGCCGTCGGCAACCTGGCCCTCTGGTGGGGCGCACTCCCCCTGCTGCCGATGCTGATCGGCGGCGTCGTCCGTCGTGACCGACGCTCCGGGCTGCCGCTGACCCTCCTGCTGGCGCAGTACCTCCCCTGGCTGGTCGTGGCGCGACCGGTGTTCTCGTTCTACGCCGTCCCGCTGGTGCCGTTCCTGGTGATGGCGATCGCCGTCGCCTGTGACCACCTCGATCGGCCCGCCAGGCAACTGGGACTGGTCGCCGGCACGCTGGCCGGCGCCGGCCTGGCGGTGGCCGCCGCCACGGCAGCGGCCAACGTCGTCGCTGCGGGGGCTCCGCCGGGCCGCCTGCTCGTCGCCGCGGTCCTCGGTGCGCTCCTCGGCGCGATCGCGGGCACCACGTCAGACCTCCGGCTCGAGGCACTGCAGGGCGCGCCCGTCCGTGCCCGGCACGGCACGGCCCTGGCGGTCCTCGTCGCGGTCGTGGCGGTCGGGTTGTTCGTCTACTTCGTCCCGGTCTGGTACGGCCTCCCGCTTCCCGACGAGGTGATCCGCGCGCGGTGGTGGTTCGATGGCTGGGTGTGA
- a CDS encoding 4-(cytidine 5'-diphospho)-2-C-methyl-D-erythritol kinase, giving the protein MGGGSSGGPRVRVRVPSKVNLFLAVRGLRPDGYHELVTVLQTVSIHDTVLARLDGSVASAHPAARRFMDLAFTQEAGPDVPPGSDNLAVRAARQLMGLVGVGTAHRDGEAAVPVTRLHLTKRIPVAAGMAGGSADAAATLLALNHLWGTDLAREELRDLAAELGADVPFCVTGGTALATGTGTATAQVLCRGSYHWVVGISGEPLSTPSVYRAFDEVGTPSEAEPDAVLQALRTGDAEALGAALHNDLETAAFSLRPELRDARDAFLERGALGALVSGSGPTVVGLAESAQHATELAGRMQDAFDRVEVALSPAGGPEVAVD; this is encoded by the coding sequence GTGGGCGGAGGCAGCAGCGGGGGGCCCCGCGTCCGCGTCCGCGTGCCGTCGAAGGTCAACCTGTTCCTGGCCGTGCGCGGGCTTCGGCCCGACGGCTACCACGAACTGGTGACGGTGCTGCAGACGGTGTCCATCCACGACACCGTGCTGGCCCGTCTCGACGGCTCCGTCGCGTCGGCACATCCGGCCGCGCGGCGGTTCATGGACCTCGCCTTCACCCAGGAGGCGGGCCCCGACGTGCCGCCGGGAAGCGACAACCTCGCGGTGCGCGCCGCCCGGCAGCTGATGGGGCTGGTGGGCGTCGGTACGGCGCACCGGGACGGGGAGGCGGCCGTGCCCGTCACCCGCCTGCATCTGACCAAGCGCATCCCCGTCGCCGCGGGCATGGCGGGCGGTTCGGCGGACGCGGCGGCGACCCTGCTGGCGCTCAACCACCTGTGGGGCACCGACCTCGCGCGGGAGGAGCTGCGCGATCTCGCCGCGGAACTGGGCGCCGACGTGCCGTTCTGTGTCACCGGCGGGACGGCGCTGGCCACGGGGACCGGCACCGCCACGGCCCAGGTGCTGTGCCGTGGCAGCTACCACTGGGTGGTCGGCATCAGCGGCGAGCCGTTGTCGACACCGTCCGTCTACCGGGCCTTCGACGAGGTCGGCACGCCGTCCGAGGCCGAGCCCGACGCCGTCCTGCAGGCGCTGCGCACCGGCGACGCCGAAGCGCTCGGCGCCGCCCTGCACAACGACCTCGAGACGGCGGCCTTCTCGCTGCGACCCGAGCTGCGCGACGCCCGCGACGCCTTCCTGGAACGCGGGGCGCTGGGGGCCCTGGTCAGCGGGTCGGGACCGACGGTGGTCGGGCTGGCCGAGTCCGCCCAGCACGCCACCGAGCTCGCCGGCCGGATGCAGGACGCCTTCGACCGTGTCGAGGTGGCGCTCTCGCCCGCCGGTGGGCCCGAGGTCGCCGTCGACTGA
- a CDS encoding anion permease → MTWLLVVAVAFAFVNGFNDGGALLSVGLSVRGHRPLVGLLVAAAAVAVAPLVLGTRVASTLASRLVAFDGADGRLALTVAVVAAVGVTWWLAAHGQPTSLTLAVVGSIAGAGVGATLPVAWGTVVLVLALAAVAPVAGLVVAWLLTRVVTAWPSTRPLDGRIRRWHLAGFSLQCLAYGANDGQKMLAVLAVAAGSATAEGVPVIGAHLAVAASAFLAGAVVGLPRVARTIGTGVVPARPHEAVVTEVSSATVVLATGAIGSPVSMTQAISGGLVGSVLGRGLGSVRWQAVTRLAAAWVVTLPSAFIAAAALTAALLAIS, encoded by the coding sequence GTGACGTGGTTGCTGGTCGTCGCCGTCGCCTTCGCGTTCGTCAACGGCTTCAACGACGGTGGCGCACTGCTCTCCGTCGGTCTCTCGGTCCGCGGTCACCGGCCGCTGGTGGGGCTCCTGGTCGCCGCGGCGGCGGTCGCGGTCGCCCCGCTGGTCCTCGGCACCCGGGTGGCCTCGACGCTCGCGAGCCGGCTGGTCGCCTTCGACGGCGCGGACGGCCGACTCGCGCTGACGGTCGCGGTCGTCGCGGCGGTCGGCGTGACGTGGTGGCTGGCCGCGCACGGTCAGCCCACCAGCCTCACCCTCGCGGTCGTGGGATCGATCGCCGGCGCAGGTGTCGGTGCAACGCTGCCGGTCGCCTGGGGCACCGTCGTGCTGGTGCTGGCGCTGGCGGCGGTCGCCCCCGTCGCGGGACTCGTCGTCGCGTGGCTGTTGACCCGCGTGGTGACCGCGTGGCCCTCCACCCGCCCGCTCGACGGCCGCATCCGGCGCTGGCACCTCGCCGGATTCTCGTTGCAGTGCCTCGCCTACGGCGCGAACGACGGGCAGAAGATGCTGGCCGTGCTGGCCGTCGCGGCGGGCAGCGCGACGGCCGAGGGTGTCCCCGTGATCGGTGCGCACCTCGCCGTCGCCGCATCCGCATTCCTCGCCGGAGCGGTCGTCGGACTGCCCAGGGTGGCCCGCACGATCGGGACCGGCGTCGTGCCGGCGCGACCCCACGAGGCGGTCGTCACCGAGGTGTCGTCCGCGACCGTCGTGCTGGCGACCGGCGCGATCGGGTCGCCGGTCTCGATGACGCAGGCGATCTCGGGCGGCCTGGTCGGCAGCGTCCTCGGTCGCGGACTGGGCAGCGTGCGCTGGCAGGCGGTCACCCGGCTCGCCGCGGCCTGGGTCGTCACGCTGCCGAGCGCGTTCATCGCGGCCGCAGCCCTGACCGCGGCCCTCCTGGCCATCTCCTGA
- a CDS encoding DUF47 domain-containing protein yields MRGRLKRFLRNLAGNNDEMLLAPLLAQLEATVRAAALARSLAAGEVATDVGDRRMDELESEGDTARRALIEELRHALAVPIDREDLNRVSRSIDDVLDNLRDLARELHLYGLGEEPLLLDPIANLEAGVRGMDAATRCLLDRPQDAARLAAESKKNDVRRSYQFAMASLLTASDTVDTTLLRRRELLRRIDITGLRLAEAADALADGAVKRSH; encoded by the coding sequence ATGCGCGGACGCTTGAAGCGTTTCCTCCGCAACCTGGCCGGCAACAACGACGAGATGTTGCTCGCACCACTGCTGGCCCAGCTCGAAGCGACCGTGAGGGCGGCCGCTCTCGCCCGATCCCTGGCTGCCGGCGAGGTCGCCACCGACGTGGGCGATCGGCGGATGGACGAACTCGAGAGCGAGGGCGACACCGCCAGGCGCGCCCTCATCGAGGAGCTGCGACACGCGCTGGCCGTGCCCATCGACCGCGAGGACCTCAACCGGGTGTCGCGGTCGATCGACGACGTCCTGGACAACCTGCGCGACCTCGCCCGGGAACTGCACCTGTACGGGCTCGGGGAAGAGCCGCTGCTCCTCGATCCCATCGCCAACCTCGAGGCCGGGGTCCGGGGGATGGACGCGGCCACCCGGTGTCTGCTCGACCGCCCCCAGGACGCGGCGCGGCTCGCCGCCGAGTCCAAGAAGAACGACGTGCGGCGCAGCTACCAGTTCGCCATGGCCAGCCTGCTGACAGCGTCCGACACCGTCGACACCACGCTGTTGCGTCGACGCGAACTGCTGCGGCGCATCGACATCACCGGCCTGCGGCTGGCGGAAGCCGCCGACGCCCTCGCCGACGGGGCCGTGAAGCGCAGCCACTGA